The Deinococcus hopiensis KR-140 genome has a window encoding:
- a CDS encoding carbohydrate ABC transporter permease, protein MSAASPLPPPPATQPPAPRRQRLNGRQREALWGYLFIAPWLIGFLCFVLGPMLFSLYASFTNYDITSRFDWVGVRNYVQLLTGDQRFWKALGNTAYYAAFAVPLGIATGLLIATLLNQEVPGQRFFRTVFFLPKVLTGVAVLLLWLWVFNPQVGLINTGLYRLGVNENHLPLWFGDPAWSKPALIIMSVWTAAGSFMFYLAALRGVPRDLYESAQMDGASPARQFWAVTVPLISPVIFFKLITGISGAMQFWSESLVLTKGGPSDSTLFYGLYLWQTAFTDLRMGYASAMAWILLLITLVITGLQLWLSKRWVHYEGEVR, encoded by the coding sequence TTGAGCGCCGCCTCTCCCCTTCCCCCGCCTCCAGCCACTCAGCCGCCGGCCCCGCGACGCCAGAGGCTGAATGGGCGCCAGCGCGAGGCGCTGTGGGGCTACCTCTTTATCGCGCCGTGGTTGATCGGGTTTCTCTGCTTTGTGCTGGGGCCGATGCTGTTTTCGCTGTACGCGAGCTTTACCAACTACGACATCACTTCGCGCTTCGACTGGGTGGGGGTGCGCAACTACGTGCAGCTGCTCACCGGCGACCAGCGCTTCTGGAAGGCGCTGGGCAACACGGCCTATTACGCCGCCTTCGCCGTGCCGCTGGGCATCGCCACCGGCCTGCTGATCGCCACGCTGCTCAACCAGGAGGTGCCGGGGCAGCGCTTTTTCCGTACGGTGTTCTTCCTGCCCAAGGTGCTGACCGGGGTGGCGGTGCTGCTGTTGTGGCTGTGGGTTTTTAACCCGCAGGTGGGCCTCATCAACACCGGGCTCTACCGCCTGGGCGTGAACGAGAACCACCTGCCGCTGTGGTTCGGGGACCCGGCGTGGTCCAAACCTGCGCTGATCATCATGAGCGTATGGACGGCGGCGGGCAGCTTCATGTTCTACCTGGCGGCCCTGCGGGGCGTACCGCGCGACCTGTACGAGTCGGCGCAGATGGACGGGGCCTCTCCCGCACGGCAGTTCTGGGCGGTGACGGTGCCCCTGATCTCCCCGGTGATCTTTTTCAAGCTGATCACCGGCATTTCGGGCGCGATGCAGTTCTGGTCCGAGTCGCTGGTGCTGACCAAGGGGGGACCCAGCGACAGCACGCTCTTTTACGGTCTGTACCTGTGGCAGACGGCCTTCACGGACCTGCGAATGGGTTACGCCTCCGCGATGGCGTGGATTTTGCTGCTGATCACGCTGGTGATCACAGGACTGCAGCTGTGGCTCTCGAAGCGCTGGGTCCACTACGAAGGCGAGGTGCGCTGA
- a CDS encoding ABC transporter substrate-binding protein, with product MKKTLVLLTAVLMGGASAEQVTLDLWAHWGSEQRRPTINRIVDTWNRKNPNVQVKYTFVPFDQLQTKTLAAVAAKNPPDVVVIDIRTTPLRAAKNQASNLSKLGADKLKSLFYPNLWSTATYKGDQYALPFVTDSRFLYYNKDLFKQAGIKKPPTTWDELDAAAKKLDQKAGPAYSRIGFYPLYGSFGFESWVANAGGSMWDEDRTNPRFTGAAAVKTLSWIKAWTDRLGARNVQAFKSSFGSGAQDPFISGKVGMIIDIGGYAATLKKYAPNMNYGMARIPTPTGQPGPGTSSGGGFNLEIPVGTKHPKEAFAFARYMATEGARIWAMEQNDFPGYKNASLSVTSPAFRMMSANMKYTEVTSAPRLAPSYSSLLDKAVEDAVYRGDDARQALEEAQGQVQKQVDNNK from the coding sequence GAAAAAAACACTGGTTCTTCTGACAGCCGTCCTGATGGGCGGGGCAAGTGCCGAGCAGGTCACGCTCGACCTGTGGGCCCACTGGGGTTCCGAGCAGCGTCGGCCCACCATCAACCGCATCGTCGACACCTGGAACAGGAAAAATCCGAACGTGCAGGTGAAGTACACCTTCGTGCCCTTCGATCAGTTGCAGACCAAGACGCTGGCGGCTGTGGCGGCCAAAAATCCGCCGGACGTGGTGGTCATCGACATCCGCACCACCCCCCTGCGCGCGGCCAAAAACCAGGCCTCCAACCTCAGCAAACTGGGTGCGGACAAGCTCAAGAGCCTCTTCTACCCCAACCTGTGGTCCACGGCCACCTACAAGGGTGACCAGTACGCGCTGCCCTTCGTGACCGACAGCCGGTTTCTGTACTACAACAAAGACCTGTTCAAGCAGGCCGGAATCAAGAAGCCGCCCACGACCTGGGACGAGCTGGACGCAGCCGCGAAAAAACTCGACCAGAAGGCTGGCCCCGCCTACTCGCGCATCGGCTTTTACCCCCTGTACGGCTCGTTCGGTTTCGAGAGCTGGGTGGCCAACGCGGGCGGGAGCATGTGGGACGAGGACCGCACCAACCCGCGCTTCACGGGCGCCGCGGCCGTCAAGACCCTCAGCTGGATCAAGGCGTGGACGGACCGTCTGGGCGCGCGCAACGTGCAGGCGTTTAAGAGTTCGTTCGGCAGCGGCGCGCAGGACCCCTTTATCTCGGGCAAGGTCGGCATGATCATCGACATCGGCGGCTACGCGGCCACGCTGAAAAAGTACGCCCCAAACATGAACTACGGCATGGCGCGTATCCCCACCCCCACTGGGCAGCCGGGACCGGGCACGTCGTCGGGCGGAGGATTTAACCTCGAAATTCCGGTGGGCACCAAGCATCCCAAGGAAGCCTTCGCCTTCGCGCGGTACATGGCGACCGAGGGCGCACGCATCTGGGCCATGGAGCAAAACGACTTTCCCGGCTACAAGAACGCCTCCCTGAGCGTGACCTCGCCCGCCTTCCGCATGATGTCGGCGAACATGAAGTACACGGAGGTGACTTCAGCCCCGCGCCTCGCGCCAAGCTACAGCAGCCTGCTCGACAAGGCCGTCGAGGACGCCGTGTACCGCGGCGACGACGCCCGCCAGGCGCTGGAGGAAGCGCAGGGGCAGGTCCAGAAGCAGGTCGACAACAACAAGTGA
- a CDS encoding response regulator, translating to MKPTKTIEILLVEDNPADILLTEEAFSEAEFPHRLHVARDGVDALNFLRRQGPYAGVPTPDVILLDLNMPRMGGLEVLDVLKADAELRNVPVIVLTTSRAENDIWRSYNLHANAYIPKPVTVSEFIDVIQSFRAFWFSTAALSPKHQP from the coding sequence ATGAAGCCCACAAAGACCATCGAGATTTTGCTGGTGGAGGACAATCCCGCCGATATCCTGCTGACCGAGGAGGCCTTCAGCGAGGCCGAATTCCCCCACCGGCTCCACGTGGCGCGCGATGGAGTGGACGCACTGAATTTCCTGCGGCGCCAGGGCCCGTACGCCGGCGTGCCCACACCCGACGTGATCTTGCTCGACCTGAACATGCCGCGCATGGGCGGGCTCGAGGTGCTTGACGTGCTCAAGGCGGACGCAGAGCTCCGCAACGTGCCGGTGATCGTGCTGACCACCTCACGCGCCGAAAACGATATCTGGCGCAGCTACAACCTGCATGCCAACGCCTATATCCCCAAGCCCGTGACCGTGAGCGAATTTATCGACGTGATCCAGTCATTCCGGGCCTTCTGGTTTTCCACAGCGGCGTTGTCTCCCAAGCACCAGCCCTGA
- a CDS encoding glycoside hydrolase family 16 protein, producing MPPPRFPRTVLILLLALALPGLAFVWQQRRTAVEVPAARPPSAGGDGAGGAGQSPASPPAPGKGPASRPPAEEPANGPGERPAFPLAAPPGMGPAAPYGFRPGGWINTFTDTFSGERLDPQKWSAGFGWGPYDANAWVASCAEPAAVGLSGGTLTLNTSPDRPRSPECLGGNKSHTSAAINTKGKFSQEYGFFEARLRMPGRRGVLGAWWLHRADGAWPPEIDIAEVLGSRPREHEMALHFDDPGRRGNESTGRRTLSADLSLDFHVYGVDWQPGEVVFYRDGKVQARLSGAEGAAYQRGPSYLIINSMVCTSASRYWCESPDSSTLWGPETAVQVDWVRVWRRER from the coding sequence TTGCCCCCTCCCCGGTTTCCCCGCACCGTCCTGATCCTGCTGCTGGCCCTGGCGCTGCCGGGCCTCGCTTTCGTGTGGCAGCAGCGGCGGACGGCCGTGGAGGTTCCCGCCGCCCGGCCACCCTCTGCCGGGGGTGATGGCGCCGGCGGAGCCGGGCAATCCCCAGCCAGCCCACCGGCGCCGGGCAAAGGACCAGCGTCCAGACCTCCCGCCGAGGAGCCGGCGAACGGACCTGGCGAGAGGCCCGCTTTCCCCCTGGCGGCGCCGCCGGGGATGGGGCCGGCCGCGCCCTACGGCTTTCGGCCGGGGGGCTGGATCAACACGTTTACCGACACCTTCAGCGGTGAGCGGCTGGACCCGCAGAAGTGGTCAGCCGGGTTTGGGTGGGGACCGTATGACGCCAACGCCTGGGTGGCGAGCTGCGCCGAACCCGCGGCTGTGGGCCTGAGCGGCGGCACACTGACCCTGAATACCTCGCCGGACCGGCCGAGGTCCCCCGAATGCCTGGGCGGTAACAAGTCGCACACCTCCGCGGCGATCAATACCAAGGGCAAGTTCAGCCAGGAATACGGGTTTTTCGAGGCGCGGCTGCGGATGCCCGGACGGCGCGGGGTACTGGGCGCGTGGTGGTTGCACCGCGCGGACGGCGCGTGGCCGCCCGAGATCGACATCGCCGAGGTGCTGGGCAGCCGCCCGCGCGAACACGAGATGGCCCTGCATTTCGACGACCCCGGGCGCCGTGGCAACGAGTCGACCGGGCGACGCACCCTCTCGGCGGACCTGTCCCTGGACTTTCACGTGTATGGGGTGGACTGGCAACCCGGCGAAGTGGTGTTCTACCGCGACGGCAAGGTGCAGGCACGGCTGTCGGGGGCTGAGGGAGCCGCCTACCAGCGCGGGCCGTCTTACCTGATCATCAACAGCATGGTCTGCACTTCCGCGTCGCGCTACTGGTGTGAGTCGCCGGACAGCAGCACCCTGTGGGGCCCGGAGACGGCCGTGCAGGTGGACTGGGTGCGGGTGTGGCGGCGAGAACGTTGA
- the glf gene encoding UDP-galactopyranose mutase: MTESVSPQGFDYLIVGAGFAGSVLAERLANDGKRVLIVDRRPHIGGNAYDRYDDAGVLIHPYGPHIFHTNSREVFDYLSRFTQWRPYQHRVLSSVDGQLVPIPINLDTVNKLYGLNLTAFELEEFFASVAEPVEHVRTSEDVVVSKVGRDLYNKFFRGYTRKQWDLDPSELDASVTARVPTRTNRDDRYFADTYQAMPLHGYTRMFENMLSHPNIKVMLNTDYREIAAFIPHGHMIYTGPVDAFFDHCYGKLPYRSLEFKHETHPVEQFQSVGTVNYPNDYAHTRVSEFKHITGQKHDQTSVVYEFSRAEGDPYYPVPRPENQELYKKYAALADAREDVTFVGRLATYRYYNMDQVVAQALATHRKLSGQKTGAQAVTTG; the protein is encoded by the coding sequence ATGACCGAATCCGTTTCTCCCCAGGGCTTCGACTACCTGATCGTCGGCGCGGGCTTCGCGGGCAGCGTGCTTGCCGAGCGGCTCGCCAACGACGGCAAACGCGTGCTGATCGTGGACCGCCGACCGCACATCGGTGGCAACGCCTACGACCGCTACGACGACGCGGGGGTCCTGATCCACCCTTACGGCCCGCACATCTTCCATACCAACTCGCGCGAAGTGTTCGACTACCTGTCGCGCTTTACCCAGTGGCGGCCGTACCAGCACCGGGTACTGTCGAGCGTGGACGGACAGCTCGTGCCCATTCCGATCAACCTCGACACCGTGAACAAGCTCTACGGCCTGAACCTGACGGCCTTCGAGCTCGAGGAGTTCTTCGCCTCGGTGGCCGAGCCTGTCGAGCATGTCCGGACCTCGGAAGACGTGGTCGTAAGCAAGGTAGGGCGCGACCTGTACAACAAATTCTTCCGGGGCTACACCCGCAAGCAGTGGGACCTCGATCCCAGCGAGCTCGACGCTTCGGTAACGGCACGGGTTCCCACCCGCACCAACCGCGACGACCGCTACTTCGCCGATACGTACCAGGCGATGCCGCTGCACGGCTACACCCGGATGTTCGAGAACATGCTCTCGCACCCCAACATCAAGGTGATGCTGAACACCGACTACCGCGAAATCGCGGCGTTTATTCCCCACGGCCACATGATCTACACCGGGCCGGTGGACGCCTTCTTCGACCACTGCTACGGCAAGCTGCCGTACCGCAGCCTGGAATTCAAGCACGAGACGCACCCGGTGGAGCAGTTCCAGTCGGTGGGCACGGTCAATTACCCCAATGACTACGCCCACACCCGCGTCAGTGAGTTCAAGCACATCACCGGGCAAAAGCACGACCAGACCAGCGTGGTGTACGAATTCTCGCGCGCCGAGGGCGACCCGTACTACCCGGTACCGCGTCCGGAAAACCAGGAGCTGTACAAGAAATACGCCGCCCTGGCTGACGCCCGGGAGGACGTGACCTTCGTGGGCCGCCTCGCCACCTACCGCTACTACAACATGGACCAGGTGGTGGCCCAGGCGCTCGCCACACACCGGAAGTTGAGCGGGCAGAAGACCGGGGCGCAGGCCGTTACGACGGGCTGA
- a CDS encoding carbohydrate ABC transporter permease, whose product MALSRPEVQVRPRPARTGGPKREGNPLIGRVLAFAALLLLSALILYPALWMVSTSLKPDQQVFAYPPRWIPDPVQWGNYARAWASAPFSRYAVNSLLYASSVTFGTVLSCSLAAYGFSKLRFPGRNLLFTVMLSTMMIPGLVTLVPQYVLFSKLGWVGSYLPLVVPSFCAGAFFTFMLRQYFMGIPNELLEAARVDGASELWIWARVVLPLATPALATVAIFTFDGTWNDYVNPLLYLNDEKLYTLQVGLKFFQDANSVQWQLLMAASVMVLLPVVVIFFVFQKYFIEGASLTGSVKG is encoded by the coding sequence ATGGCGCTGTCCAGACCCGAGGTCCAGGTCCGTCCTCGCCCGGCCCGCACCGGGGGACCGAAACGTGAGGGAAATCCGCTGATCGGGCGGGTGCTGGCGTTCGCCGCGCTGCTGCTGCTGTCCGCCCTGATCCTGTATCCGGCGCTGTGGATGGTCTCCACGTCCCTGAAGCCCGACCAGCAGGTCTTCGCGTATCCGCCGCGCTGGATTCCCGATCCTGTCCAGTGGGGCAACTATGCCCGCGCCTGGGCGAGCGCGCCCTTCTCGCGCTACGCGGTCAACAGCTTGCTGTACGCCTCGTCGGTCACCTTTGGCACGGTCTTGTCGTGCTCGCTGGCCGCCTACGGCTTTTCCAAGCTGCGCTTTCCCGGCCGCAACCTGCTGTTCACGGTGATGCTCTCCACCATGATGATTCCGGGACTGGTCACGCTGGTGCCGCAGTACGTCCTGTTCTCCAAGCTGGGGTGGGTGGGCAGCTACCTGCCGCTGGTGGTGCCGTCTTTCTGCGCTGGGGCCTTTTTTACCTTCATGCTGCGGCAGTACTTCATGGGGATTCCCAACGAACTGCTGGAAGCCGCGCGGGTGGACGGGGCCAGTGAGCTGTGGATCTGGGCGCGGGTGGTGCTGCCGCTCGCGACGCCGGCGCTCGCCACCGTCGCCATCTTTACCTTCGACGGCACCTGGAACGACTACGTCAATCCGCTGCTGTACCTCAACGACGAGAAGCTCTACACCCTGCAGGTGGGCCTAAAGTTCTTCCAGGACGCCAACAGCGTGCAGTGGCAACTGCTGATGGCGGCCTCCGTAATGGTGCTGCTGCCCGTCGTGGTGATCTTTTTCGTGTTCCAGAAGTACTTTATCGAGGGAGCGTCCCTGACGGGCAGCGTCAAGGGATAG
- a CDS encoding tyrosine-type recombinase/integrase, whose translation MTERLPSLIRQALARGDVEAGLDLLSAGLPGQPGNATRKNYLSSLRAYLRWAGEEDRSVLNATAADAQAYFGRLLQKHAQTPSTIHNHLTRVRTMYDLLREHGLHPGPNPFLGLKLPSNKPEEHRDLYSEAEITRLLAHADVAGRALVLLGARAGLTGPETVAQRWEDVDLRGGRLLAPGRELELDAELQEALEAYGRERGQTALFSAPGPLFEFQTDHQLRAAIYALCQRANVPYRAWRALRNTAGMRVLQQTGDPQEVARRLGLTTLKAVEVWQKLEAEGA comes from the coding sequence ATGACCGAGCGTCTTCCTTCTCTGATTCGGCAGGCCCTGGCGCGGGGCGACGTGGAGGCCGGGCTGGATCTGCTGTCGGCGGGGCTGCCCGGACAGCCGGGCAACGCCACGCGTAAGAACTACCTCTCCAGCCTGCGGGCGTACCTGCGGTGGGCGGGTGAAGAGGACCGGAGCGTGCTGAACGCCACTGCTGCCGACGCCCAGGCGTATTTCGGCCGGCTGCTGCAAAAGCATGCCCAGACGCCCTCCACGATTCACAACCACCTCACCCGGGTGCGGACAATGTACGACCTGCTGCGCGAGCACGGCCTGCACCCGGGACCCAATCCCTTTCTGGGGCTGAAGCTGCCCAGCAACAAACCCGAGGAGCACCGCGACCTGTACTCGGAAGCGGAGATCACCCGGCTGCTCGCGCATGCGGACGTGGCGGGCCGGGCGCTGGTGCTGCTGGGGGCGCGCGCCGGGCTAACCGGCCCGGAGACGGTGGCGCAGCGCTGGGAGGACGTGGACCTGCGGGGAGGGCGCCTCCTTGCGCCGGGCCGAGAACTGGAGCTGGACGCCGAACTTCAAGAAGCCCTGGAAGCCTATGGGCGCGAGCGGGGACAGACGGCGCTGTTCTCCGCGCCGGGGCCACTGTTTGAGTTTCAGACGGACCATCAACTGCGGGCCGCCATATACGCCCTGTGCCAGCGGGCGAACGTGCCGTACCGGGCGTGGCGCGCCCTCAGGAACACCGCGGGAATGCGGGTGCTGCAGCAGACGGGGGATCCGCAGGAGGTGGCCCGCCGCCTGGGCCTGACCACCCTCAAGGCCGTGGAAGTTTGGCAAAAGCTGGAGGCAGAGGGGGCCTAG
- a CDS encoding glycosyltransferase family 1 protein: MNPTHLQPDSVRASDTPALLVVAHLRWDFVFQRPQHLMTRAARSRRVYYIEEPRFTSEADHLVMRTDPSGVVVVTPHIEEGHSADASQARTARLLEGMVKAEGLPEYDLWVYTPFELPITAGLSPRVTVYDCMDELAQFRGAPPELRTREDQLFEQADLVFTGGHRLYEAKRERHAGAYPFPSSVEVEHFAQARKGLADPKDQAALPRPRLGFYGVIDERFDIELIGELARRRPEWQFVLLGPVVKIDPAELPRGENLHYLGMKSYAELPSYLAHWDVALLPFALNEATEFISPTKTPEYLAAGVPVVSTGIRDVIRPYGEKDLARIADGVDAFEVACAEALAERGTPAGDARRDRADAHLSTLSWDRTWADMSALIERAAAERRVFPLAGVADD; this comes from the coding sequence TTGAACCCCACCCATTTGCAGCCTGATTCGGTCCGCGCCTCAGATACCCCCGCCCTGCTCGTTGTCGCGCATCTCCGCTGGGACTTCGTGTTTCAGCGCCCGCAGCACCTGATGACGCGAGCGGCCCGTTCGCGGCGCGTGTATTACATCGAGGAGCCGCGCTTCACGTCCGAGGCCGACCACCTCGTGATGCGGACAGATCCTTCTGGCGTCGTGGTCGTCACGCCGCACATCGAGGAGGGTCACAGCGCGGACGCCTCGCAGGCGCGCACCGCCCGGCTGCTGGAGGGGATGGTCAAGGCTGAGGGCCTGCCCGAGTATGACCTGTGGGTCTACACGCCCTTCGAGCTGCCCATCACGGCGGGCCTGAGTCCCCGCGTGACCGTGTACGACTGCATGGACGAACTCGCGCAGTTCCGCGGCGCGCCGCCCGAACTCCGGACGCGGGAAGATCAGCTTTTCGAACAGGCGGACCTGGTGTTTACCGGCGGCCACCGCCTGTACGAGGCCAAGCGCGAGCGCCACGCTGGGGCCTACCCCTTTCCCTCCAGCGTGGAAGTGGAGCACTTCGCGCAGGCCCGCAAAGGGCTGGCGGACCCCAAGGACCAGGCCGCCTTGCCGCGCCCACGGCTGGGCTTTTACGGGGTGATTGACGAGCGGTTCGACATTGAGCTGATCGGTGAGCTGGCCCGCCGCCGCCCCGAGTGGCAGTTCGTGCTGCTGGGCCCGGTCGTCAAGATCGACCCGGCGGAGCTGCCCCGCGGCGAGAACCTGCACTACCTGGGGATGAAGTCGTACGCCGAGCTGCCGAGCTACCTCGCCCACTGGGACGTGGCGCTGCTGCCCTTCGCGCTCAACGAGGCCACCGAGTTCATCAGCCCCACGAAGACGCCCGAATACCTCGCGGCCGGGGTGCCCGTGGTGTCCACCGGCATCCGCGACGTGATCCGGCCCTACGGCGAGAAGGACCTGGCGCGCATCGCCGACGGCGTGGACGCCTTCGAGGTTGCCTGCGCCGAAGCGCTGGCCGAGCGCGGTACCCCGGCGGGCGACGCCCGCCGTGACCGGGCCGACGCCCACCTCTCGACCCTCTCGTGGGACCGCACCTGGGCCGACATGAGCGCGTTGATCGAGCGTGCAGCGGCGGAGCGGCGCGTTTTTCCCCTCGCCGGAGTGGCGGATGACTGA